ACCCAGCCCAGTGGGCAGGAGGGTGCCCGGGCAGAGAACACTGGAGTGCGCTCTGCTTGGCCTGAGGCAGCATGGGGGGCTGCCTCTttcatctccttcctcttctttcctgccCCACAGGCCAAGAGAGATGTAGTTACAGAAACTGGCCACATTGGAAGGGTGCTgctccctccctgtcctcactGGCTTTGGGCAGGAAGCAGCGTCAGGTTGACCCGTGTTTCGGAGAGGGTGCTGTGTAGGCCATTGGCACATGGACGAACGTTTGACATTTTAACAGccatattttatttgaatatgaattagaaaaattagaattagCACACCGAAGCCATGATTTCAAGGACATTACTGCTTAGGGGCAGGATAAGAAAACAGTAAATTGATTTATAGAAAACTGTtaatggggcccctgggtagctcagttggttaagcgtccgactcttgattccagctgggtcatgacctcaggatcatgagatccagccccatgctgggctctgtgttcagcgccAAGTCTGCtagcccctctccctttgctcctcccctcccttgctctctctcaagtaaataaataacatctttaaaaaaataaagaaaactattaaGCATGAAATGACACCCATGGGACAACGATATGCCACATGATGGTGAGGGTTGAATGGGCGAATGACTGATGTTCGAGAGGCTCTGGGTTAGAATTTGGCATGTATTTCTCCGCTGCGAAGGCCTAACTGAGGGAACGTTCTATGACTCGAGCAGGAGAAGTCATGGGCTgtctgtggtggggggtggggaggctggttGGAGACAGGTGAGGGACACTTTTGTGTCCGGTTCCCCTCAAACAACAGGACAGTAACCAAGCCCTTCAATGCCCCGTGAAAACTAGGAAAACAGAACAAGCGTGGGCAGCATAGCCTCACCCTGACCCCATGAGatgattttccttcttcctgagcATGCCAAGAATAAGAACATCTGCTGCTGCTTCTAGAAGATCCCCAGGCCCCCACAGTACCGTGTACGTGGCACCTTCAACACTTTTATTGCACTTAACTGGTTTTTACATAGGTTTCCTGCTAGATTGCAAGTTCTGCTAGGGCAgggacttcttcttcttcttcttttttttttttttttaaagattttatttatttatttgacagagagagacagcaagagagggaacacaaacagggggagtgggagagggagaagtaagcttcctgcagagcagggagcctgatgcagggctcgatcccaggaccctgggatcatgacctgagctgaaggcagacgcttaacgactgagccacccaggcgccccagggactTCTATTATCCTTTGTTTACTCTGGGCTAACATGGTGTCTAGCATCTGGTAGTGCTTCCTTAATATGGATAATGGATGCAGTTTGAGGAATGAATTTCACTTTTGGATCTGCTGTGTTTGGGCAAGTTGTTCTACCTCTCTGGGCTGTAGGTGGTTAAGGTGTCCTTCAGTACTGATATTCCCAGGTCTCTGAGAGGAGCACCGTGTGGTGATGGAAGTGCAGGGCCTCCAGGGCTCAATGACCTGTGTTCGGGTTCTGGCTTTGCAGcataccagctgtgtggcctggcGCAAATTCTTTGTTCTCTTGGCACCTTGGTTCCCCTTTCTGTAAGATGGTGATATTAATAGTACCCATTTCACAGAGTTGTTAGGATTAAATGcttgatatatataaaattcttaaaatgggGCTTGGCATGCAGGTCCCATTGATTGCTTTATTGTTGGGTAAGATAATTCACTGGCACTATTATCTCGGTAGTTTTGTAGGTCAGACAGAGTTTATCTGGGATTCAGTGAGACATTTGATACATTTTCCGATGTTCTTGCAGCAAGATGGGAACATGGGGTCAGGGTACAATGGATGCAGGAGAGGGGCAGAtagaggcttccagttacgggatgaatgaaaggcacagcatagggaataagGTCAACCGTATGGTCATAGTGTTGCAtggggacagatggcagctacacttgtcgGGAGCACAGTACAACCtatagacttgtccaatcactatgcgtacacctgaaactaatgtaacattgtgtgtcggTTCTATTTCAGTGAAAAGAATTGgatgctgaattaaaaaaaatggggtcTGGATAAAAGTACAACTGGATAGATTTCCAAAGAGCTGAGCATAGGCCCCACAGGACCTAGGCTGGGAAGATGTAAATCTGCAGAGGGAGGGTTTCCAGGGACGGGGCACAGGAGTCTGTCCTGGCTTTCCTCCAAGACCACGGCGTTGGGTCAATGTTCCTCCAAAAGAGGAATCCCCCGCTATTCCACCAACATGCAAACTTGCGACCCAGGCAGTCCCTCTCAGGCCACCCCCCATTCTGTATTCATATGGGTATCCTCTCTGGGACTCTATACTTCAGAGTGGGGATGGGGCCTTATCCATCTCGTATGTCCTGTTATCATTTAGCTCAGTGCTCAGCCCACAGTAGGagttcaacacacacacacacacacacacacacacacacacacacacacacacacacgtccatGTGTCTCAAATGTATGCATGCTCCCCACCTCAAGTGGGTGGATGGCGATTTACTAATGCTTCAGAGAAGAGAATTTAGAGTCACAGGGACCTCCAGAggtggaaagatggaaggaaaccAATGAGATGAACCTGGATGGGGATTCGTTCATTCAAAAGATACTTCTTGCcaacctcctgtgtgccaggcactgacctAAGTGCAGAGGATACACAAGGGAGCAAAGGGACCAAATGTCTGCCCTCATGGGGCTCACATTCTCCTGCAGGGAGACTGACGAACAAAATGAGTAGGTGAAGGACGTGCTGTGTTAAGCAGTGGCTGGTGCTAagttgaaagaaggaaaacagagaaagagacaaaaagtgTCAGAGGAGGGATGGCCCAGGGTTGCAATTTTGGGTTAAGGCGACTTTTAGCCCCATGGGTAGCTGGGGAGGAGCGTTCCtggaagagggaagagcaagcACAAAGGCTCTGAGGTGGGAGTGTTCCTGGCGCGTTCGAGAATAAATTAGGGGATAAGCCAGATTAGGCCTCTCTCATGCCCTATACTTTTCTCTCCTTGTTGTAATAGCAATGAAATACTTGTCCAATGACCTGTTCCGTGTCTCTTTCTCCACAAGACTCTGAGCGCTCCTGGTGCAGGGGCTGGGCTTTGCCCTTTGTTAAATTCTTAACTCTCAGTGCAGGCCccggcacacagtgggtgctcgatcacattttgttgaaaaaataatgaataaatgtgagTAAATGGCATTTGGGTCAAAAAACAGGCTGTGCAGACAGGATAGGCTTGAGTGAAAGAGGTTGGGAATGATAGCTGTGACTTagggtgaggcagggagggaaggggtgaggcagggagggaagcgGCTGCAGGGGAGCTACGAGAAGCCGTGCTAGCCTGGCGCTTTCCCGAAGGTGGGCCCAGGTGGCCAGGGGCTGCCGAGCATGACGTATGGCTGAGGATGGTTAATCTGGAGCAGGGGAGGCTGAGGACAGCCGTAACCCATCAGAGCCTTCACACTGCTGGGTTTAATGTGAAGTCGTGATGCGAGCCACTGGGGCCCTTCAGCCCCTGCCCGAATTGAGATCTCTTTGTGCACCTCTGTGCACAGGGACAAATCAGTCTGCCAGTGGGGGCCTAGCATTCAAATCCCCAAACTGTTTCAGCATTCTCCCTGTCACCTcatgattatttatttgattcatttatttatttattcaaaaggcCACAGAATCATcgtatttatttataatgtcaCAGAAccgttttatgtatgtatgtatgtatgtatgtatgtaagtaaGCTCTCCACCCagcacggggctcaaactcacgaccctgagaccaagagtcgcctgctctactgaccgagccagccaggtgcccctgacttatttttttttttgaaatagaaagaaaCATGTTACAGCAGCATTTGAGAACCTGGTGGTTTAAGAAGTTCCCTGGGTGTGACTGTCGTGGATAAGAATTCATTTTTGAAAACCGATACCTGTTGATGCCTGGTGTATGTCAGACCCTGAGCCGGATAGAGCGGTGGACAAGTTATAACCAAAGGTTTAGTGGGCGGCTCCGTGGGGCCGTGGTCTGAGCTGGGTGGTGGTCCTGTCTCCAGCCTGATGAGCTGTGTgggtggccttgagcaagtcacccGGATCACAGGCTTAGAGGTCATCTGGTGCAATCTCTTAGGTTACCCAAGGGTGCACAGTCTCTGCACCCCGCCCTACCCCCTATGGGGCCTCAGAGTCCTTAAGTGTGAAACAGGGGCATTGGACAGATGACCTTGAAGCTCGTTCTTACTTTAATGTTCTGCAACACTACAACTATGAGGAAGTTCCAGGGAGGTGGATTTGGTGCCATTCCACTTGTGATTTCTGTCCTCCACCCTTAAtaccgggggggagggggaagagtaGAGTCCAGTCCAcagagatgtttctttttttttttttttaagattttatttatttatttgagagagagagaatgagaaatagagagcacgagagggaagagggtcagagggagaagcagactccccgctgagcagggagcccgatgtgggactcgatcccgggactccaggatcatgacccgagccgaaggcagtcgcttaaccaactgagccacccaggcgctcccacaGAGATGTTTCTAAACACATGCATGGGGCCTGGAAGGAAGGTACCTGGCCTTCCTTGCTGCTGCAAAGTGGTCCCCAGGGGTAGGGTTTGGAGGTGGGTCCTCAGTGGGATCCAACCCATTTCCCAGATTTTCTTTCTAGACACTGGGACTGCTCCATGATGCTTCTCTCTCGTTGGTGCACTCGGATCTCCTGTTTGAAtcttttgtctcttcttcctcaccTGGCCCCTCAGTCCCTTGATCTCTTTTGTTCTCCCCATGGAAGGCCCAGCGTCTTCTTCCCCGTGAGGCTATCTGTCATTCAGCTTCATTCAGGGTTGTGCCAACTGGGGCTAGAAGGAGGGAAGGGCTTCAATCCTCTGCAGGGAAGGGAGACTTGCTCACTGTTGTCTGGCCTGGGGCTGCATTGCCAGGACCAGCTTCCTCATAGCATGTCTCTTGAGTGTTCATTATGCTGACTCCCTGTTTGTTCTTGCTTTGAGTTGCAATATCAAAAGCCCAGTCTCCTAGTTTTAGGGGCCACCagactgggaggcagggagaaataACCCTTCCACCATGTAAGAAggaattttagaaatttctaaaaaCCAGAGCCGCCCCACCCTGCTTGCCAGTAGGGGAGGGGTTTCAGTGGTGGCGGCTGGATGCCTCCTCCGAAGGGGCCTGTACTGGGTGGGGGGCTCACGGAATAccagagggcagaggcagagtcTATCCTGGGGGGGGGGAATCCCCGAAGTTCCTGTGTCTGCTCTCAGCATCCCAAGGGAGTATTTTTCTAACTACATATTTTACTTCAGAGCCTAGGTGCCTCTGATTTGTAACCTGACACAGGCAGTGCATGACCGGAGCGGATGCGCCTGGCACTGCGAgtctggggcaggagcaggggcatAGGCTGGGCTTGGAAATGCGCCACTTGCCCAGATACAGGTTGGAGATGCCTGGTTTGAGTGGGGTGGAGCCTTGTGGATGATTGCTGGGTTGAGCAAGAGAAGGGACTTGGACACcctgtttttctgtttcatttccaaATCCTGGAGTGTCTTTTAGCCAACGACGACAATAACATCTTTATTAACCCCGTAGCTTCTCCTAGTGCTGCCAAGTGCCTTCCTTCTCCAATTACTGTAGATAGATTCTCCCTTGAGAAGCTTCACACTCCTCTGTCCAGCATGGCCAGGGCACTCAGATGCTCCACAGAaccccctctcttcttccccatccCATCTCCTTCTCTGGGAAGCCCTCCTTGAATGACTCTCAGTGACGGCTCAGGGCCATCGCTCCCCACCGCCAGCACTGGAGTCCAGGTCTCTGGCTGCTTCCTTGTCTTTGGGACGTGCCCAGCTCTTCTGCTGGCCTGGGAGCTCCGAGGGCAGGATCTGGGCCTTCTCTCCCTTGGGCTCCGCACGTATTGGGCCCCTATCCTCCAGGCATGTCAGAGTAGGTCAGCTGGAGCCAGTGACAGACACAGTCAGGCAAAGAGCATCTTGCTCCCCGAGGCCCAGCCCAGGCACGGGAGGGGATAAAAGTCTTATGCTGGGGCCTCAGGGCAGGAACTCGCACACCTCGATTATCCTCTCTCTGCAGCCGTGTGACCTTCCGTCTCTACCATGTCTCCCTCGTCATGCCAGGCCCGGAGGGGCTTCAGTGCTCGCTCAGCCTGTTCTGCTCGCCTGGGGGGCcgtggcggcggcggcaggggCAGCTTCAGCAGCAGGAGCTTCAGTTCCTTCAGGGGGTGCAGAGGAGCCTCTCGTGGGAGGGCTTGGGGATCAGGGGGAGGACCATGGGTGCAGTTTGGGGAGGGCCGTGGTGGGCCGGGGCTTTCCCTGTGCCCTCCGGGGGGCATCCGGGAAGTGACCATCAACAATAGTCTGCTGACCCCATTGAGGATTGAGATCGACCCCCAGTTCCAGGTGGTGAGGACTCAGGAGACCCAAGAGATCAGAACCCTCAACAACCAGTTTGCTTCCTTCATTGACAAGGTGAGGGTCCACTCGGCTAAGCCCCTCTCTCGGCCTCCCTCGGAGGAACTGTTCTCCATGGATTTGGGAATGGGGAAGTCTGCTCTGCTACCACTTTTCTCATCACTTCTGCAGCAAAAAAGTCCTTCCTGTGGTCTAACTGCAGGCTCTCTGATTACGCTGAGGCCCCGCAGTTCTATGGTTGGGGCTCAGGAACGGAGAACGGCTGTTCAGCAGTAGACCCTCCCCTGCTAGCCATCCCCATCATTTTGATGGGCTCAGAGTCTCCTGGGAGGGCGTGAGGCTGCCCCTGCCCAGGCTGGATTGGGAGGTAGGGGAAAGGTGGGCTGACTGGAGGGCCCCTGAGGCTTTCCTCGCCAGAGCCTGTGGCCAGGGAGCCCCACGGGAGCCTCAGGGAGCCTCTGCTTGGGTGGCAGGTGCGCTTCCTGGAGCAGCAGAACAAGGTCCTGGAGACCAAGTGGGAGCTGCTGCAGCAGCAGGGGGTGAGTGACAGCCCCCCGGACCTGGAGTCTTTCTTTGAGGGCTACCTGGCCCAGCTCAGGTGGCAACTGGAGCAGCTCCAGAGCGAACGGAGGGCTGTGGATGCCGAGCTGAAGTCCTGCCAGGACCAGGAGGAGGAGTATAAGGCCAAGTAGGCAAACCCCAGTGCCCCATGGGCCCCGGGTGGGGTCTGGTAGGGTTTGGTTCGGGGCTGGCAGTTGGAAGGCCTCCCACATGCTGAGCTCCCAGAGACACAGGACTGGCCTCCCCTCTTCATCCCATTCCCTCTGATTCTCAGAGTGCCCCACCTGTGGCAGGTAAGGAGGCCCCACAGTCCCTGATGCCCAGGTCTGGAGAGCCTCGGTTCCAACAGACCCAGCTCTGAGGGCCATGTTTCgggtcagggctgggaggggcttcTTTAAACAATGCCTCAGCGGGTTTTTCCTCGATAAATTCCTGTTGAGCAGGCTGTGGGCTGAAGTGACTCAGATGTTCTCTGGTCCCGGTGGTGGAAGGGAATCCATTTAGTGGGACCCTCCCCAGGCGTGTGGCATGATTCACAGCTGGGCTGTGTTTCTGGGTTCCCCACCTAGGTCACCTGGTGGTGTGGAGAGAGCAGTGGACTAACAGGAGGCTTGGGTTTGGTGACTGCGAGCCAGGGGAAGCTGTGTGGCCTTTTTACCTTTGCCAGCCTCAGCAGCATGGGAGGTGGAGCGGGTCCTGGAAAAAGCCCAGGAGACCTGGTTTTAGATCTGCTTGGGCCACCTAATTATCGATGGCTTGGGCAAGCCAtgtactctctctgacaaaagCCAGAATGCCTGCTTCGCATGATGATTGTGAGCAGCGAGTAAGAAAAGGTGTTGGAACGTGCCTTATAGACGTGGAGAGTGGCCTCATGTGGTTAAGTGGACGTGAGCTGAAGGCGTGGAGACGGACGTAGCCAGGATGTGACAATGACTTCCTGATGGGAAAGGCCGAGGAGTGGGCTGGTTATGTGTCCTGCTTGGGAGCGTCTAATGGCGGCAAGGGGGGACCCTTTCAGGGAGGTCGTGCTCGGAGGAGGGGCATGGGCTCTGATCTCGCCACCTCAGGCAGCGTCCTTCTGTACTTACTTCACAGGTATGAGGAGGAGGCCCACAAGCACGCCACGGCTGAGAATGACTTTGTGGTCCTAAAAAAGGTGGGGGTCAGCAGCTTCACTGGGATCCTGAGCACCCACCATGCACAAAGCCCAGTCCTGGGCTGGGACGGTGGGAGGTGGGAGACCCTAATGCAGCACATGATACCACACTGCCTGTAGGGGGCCCCCAGGGAAATGGGACACCTACGTAGACACAGTGACCCCAGAACAAGATCTGATGGAAGGACCACGTGATGAGTTCTGGGTGTCActgtgggagagggtggggagggagtggaaGATGCAGAACTGTTTGAGAGTaatcagggaagtcttcctgAAGGTGGTGTGTGCCAGTGTCAGGCAAAAGGGAGAGCAGAACGAgggggggctggaggaggaaggaatgggtCTCTGGGGATAGCCATGAGTGAGTATTGAGTAGTGTGTGAGCAGAACTCCTGAGCCAGAGTGGGACCCACAAACAGAAGTGGGAGTACATGGTTTCTGTCTTCCTGCCCCCAGGATGTGGATGGGGTTTTCCTGAGCAAGATGGAGCTGGAAGGCAAGCTGGATTATCTGCGAGAGTACATCTGCTTCTTGAGGCAACTCTATGAAGAAGTGAGGATCTGCCAAGTGCAGGGCAGTCTGCTGAGGGCCTgcaggagtgaggggaggggacagggcaagcaggctccctggctaCAGTGGGAGTGGCCAGGAGGCGACGCCTGGTTAGGGTGACTTAGATCCAGTCATTCAGTCATTTGACAAACGAACATCAAGAATGTACTGTGTGGATTGGTGGGTACTGGAGATACACTAGGGAATAACCAGACAAAAATCACGACGCTCGCTGTCTGTTGGAAGGCAGACAGTCAACAATAGACCTAGTAAAGAAGTATATTGGATAATATGTTAGGTGACCAGTGCAATGgcaaacaggaaaaaatgctATGGCAAACAGGGAGAAGGGGCTTAGGAATGTGGGTGGGAGGTAGGGCAGGTGGTAATTTCAAATAGGGTGGTCAGAGTGGCCTTATTTAGAAGATAAAGTTTAAGCAAAAATTGGAAGGAGGTGAGGAAGTTACCCAAGCAGCTGGGACCAgagattccaggcagagggaagggcccCCAGTGGCGTGCTGGTATCTTTGTGGAAGTAAGGAGGCCATGGGGGtcggagcaggagaaggagagcaaGGGGGTGTGACAAGCAGTCAGAGGAGTGATGGGGACCCGGTGCTTTCGAGCTTGCAGGACATTTACCTTTCATGTCCAAGCTGCAAGGGGCATTAGACACCACCTCCTACAGCcctcattttcagatgaggagacAGCAGGGAGCAGGGCATGCCCAACCACCCAGCGGAAGGAAGGCTGCCCCCTGTTGGAGTTCACGGGCAGGAAGTCAGGCAGCCTGCCCCCATGCCTGGGGCtccagggggaaagggagagggggcaggtAGACACTGAGTCAGTCTTCCTGGCAGGAGCTGGGCCAACTCCAGACCCAGGCCAGTGACGCGTCCGTGGTGCTGTCCATGGACAACAACCGAGGCTTGGACTTCAGCGACATCATTGCGGAGGTCCGCGCCCGGTACGAGGAGGTCTCCCAGAGCAGCAAAGCAGAGGTGGAGATGCTGTACCAGACCAAGGTGCCGGAGCTGGGGGGCAGCACTGGGTGGGAAAAGGCTGGGTCTCCCCGCCCACACCCCACAGGGGTCATCCACCTCGGTCCCCTTGGGGCTGTTCTGATAACCTCCCCGGAGCTCCAAGGCTGGGTGGCATGGCCACTTCCCCTCTCCAGGAGGGGGACAGTGCAGGGAAACCGTGGGAGACCAGTCTGGACTATTGCAAGCCCATCCCGCCGTGTCCTGGCTTCAGCGTTTAACTCGCATTCCAAGTGAGGACGTGAGGAGGCACAGAACTGGTGACATGGTGTTTCTCATGGTCTTGAGGTCGGAGGTGAGGGTCCTCTTAACCAATGGTGTCACCTCCGTCCCCCTCAGTACCAGGAGCTTCAGGCGTCTGCCCGGCTTTGTGGGGACAGCATGAAGGAAACCGAAGTCCAGATCTCTCAGCTGCAGCAGGCGAGTCAGAGGCTGCAGAGTCAGATCGAAAACCTCCAGAAGCAGGTAAGGCTTCCAGAGCTCCCCAGGTCCCCCTTTGTACTACCTTTGTGCCAGGGTCACTGCTGGCTTTGTGTGCAGGTTTGATAACTAGCTGGAGCTTTGGATACTTTGTGTGGAGAGAACTTCAAGCCCTGTTTTGGAGGAATTTGGCCTCCCTCCTATGACTTCAAGCCTGTGTGCGTTCTGTGCTGAACAACTCCAGGGGGCGCTGCTCACCTGCCTTCCATGGCCAGGCGTACATCTTGCTTTTGGATCCTCGGGGAGAGGGTTGATCCATCTTTCTTGTCTTATACTCTTGTCTTTCCTTACTCTTACTCCTCCAGCCCAGCGGAGACTCTAGGGCCAGGTGTTGACTTTCTTCGTCCTGTGTTGGGGAGGGTGAgagccatgatctcagggcacAGGTGAGATGGGGGGGGAGTGAACCTTCCTTAGGCAGGTCTTTGCGCAGGCTGGAGGTGATGCTGTTGGGGCCTGTCGTGGgatggagtggggagaggaggagggagaagatggTAAGGGCAGGGGGGTGGTTCCTTGCTGGTCCTGGAGCCCTCACTTCTAGATGTGAAGGATTGCAGACTCTTCAGCTTTCGAGTCTCTTTGCACTCATGTTCCCCAAACCCATAGAACTGGTCTTGGGATCGGCAGAGGGTTGAGAGCTGAGACTACAGAGTCTCAGGCAGTTTCCTCAAGCATTTCGGCTTGACTCCCGGGGCGCGCCCGTGGCCAGTCCTCTCCCAAGCCGGGGCCCTCCTGGGAAAGCCCTCGGAGCTCCATTCCAAAGCCCGGACTTTGGTCTCCACCCATCCCTGCCCGCTGTCCTTTGGAATGTGATGCGGGACAGAGATGAAGGTGAC
The sequence above is drawn from the Zalophus californianus isolate mZalCal1 chromosome 9, mZalCal1.pri.v2, whole genome shotgun sequence genome and encodes:
- the KRT78 gene encoding keratin, type II cytoskeletal 78 → MSPSSCQARRGFSARSACSARLGGRGGGGRGSFSSRSFSSFRGCRGASRGRAWGSGGGPWVQFGEGRGGPGLSLCPPGGIREVTINNSLLTPLRIEIDPQFQVVRTQETQEIRTLNNQFASFIDKVRFLEQQNKVLETKWELLQQQGVSDSPPDLESFFEGYLAQLRWQLEQLQSERRAVDAELKSCQDQEEEYKAKYEEEAHKHATAENDFVVLKKDVDGVFLSKMELEGKLDYLREYICFLRQLYEEELGQLQTQASDASVVLSMDNNRGLDFSDIIAEVRARYEEVSQSSKAEVEMLYQTKYQELQASARLCGDSMKETEVQISQLQQASQRLQSQIENLQKQNASLQATITDAEQRGELAFKDAWAKLVELEAALRAAKQDLARMLREYQELMSMKLALDVEIATYRRLLEGEESRMSGGCTSQVTISVGGGSTVVSGGVSGGLGSTCGLGGGKGSFGSSCSSVVTGDSNVILGSGQGTVLGSCSVSGSGSGCHTILKKTVESSLKTSVTY